A genomic window from Antedon mediterranea chromosome 4, ecAntMedi1.1, whole genome shotgun sequence includes:
- the LOC140046620 gene encoding LOW QUALITY PROTEIN: retinal guanylyl cyclase 1-like (The sequence of the model RefSeq protein was modified relative to this genomic sequence to represent the inferred CDS: deleted 1 base in 1 codon), giving the protein MQRMVWAAPKLLRQEIPIKGSQKGDIYSLAIILYEIVSQNNPYAIYEKSPKEVIRLVMKREEPPFRPMKQSHFSEIASDGTLNGLPTELLDFVKQGWEELPEDRPDIHSFRQKLRIVRKGRKESIMDTMLAKMEKYTENLEKVVLDRTGQLLDEKKKTDELLYRMLPPSVADSLKRGNVVEGKFYQNVTIYFSDIVGFTQISAESNPLQVIDFLNDLYTCFDAIIGKCDVYKVETIGDAYMVASGLPKRNGDRHASEIANMALNILDRVKTFIIRHMPERQLETRIGINSGTIVAGVVGLTMPRYCLFGDTVNTASRMESNGLPQRIHISESTYNILNTIGGYRMDKRGDIKIKGKGSMTTYWLFRSDEEILNSPENIYDAQDDVNNKNLYSVRSKQGQSSQPTIKNKPGGELL; this is encoded by the exons ATGCAAA GAATGGTGTGGGCAGCACCCAAGTTGCTGCGACAAGAAATCCCCATCAAAGGCAGTCAGAAAGGAGACATCTACTCATTAGcaataatattatatgaaataGTTTCACAAAACAATCCTTATGCAATATATGAAAAATCACCAAAAG AGGTGATACGTCTGGTGATGAAGCGAGAGGAGCCTCCATTTCGTCCAATGAAACAAAGTCATTTTTCTGAAATAGCCAGTGATGGAACTCTAAACGGCTTACCCACTGAACTACTAGATTTCGTCAAACAAGGATGGGAAGAGCTTCCCGAAGACAGACCAGATATACACTCATTTCGTCAGAAACTCAGGATCGTCAGGAAAGGCCG AAAAGAGAGTATAATGGACACAATGCTGGCGAAAATGGAA AAGTACACGGAAAACCTGGAGAAGGTTGTATTGGATAGAACAGGACAACTACTAGATGAGAAGAAGAAAACAGATGAATTACTTTACAGAATGCTGCCACC TTCTGTTGCAGACTCACTGAAGCGTGGCAATGTTGTAGAAGgcaagttttatcaaaatgtgaCCATTTACTTTAGTGATATTGTCGGATTTACACAAATATCCGCTGAAAGTAATCCTCTACAAGTCATCGATTTCTTGAATGATCTTTACACGTGTTTTGATGCAATAATTGGGAAGTGTGACGTATACAAG GTTGAAACAATAGGGGATGCGTACATGGTAGCAAGCGGTCTTCCTAAGAGAAATGGCGACAGACACGCGAGTGAAATAGCTAATATGGCACTTAATATTCTAGACAGGGTGAAGACATTTATAATTCGACATATGCCGGAAAGGCAATTGGAAACACGAATAGGGATCAACTCTG GCACTATAGTGGCGGGTGTTGTCGGATTAACGATGCCTCGATATTGTCTCTTTGGTGACACTGTTAACACAGCTTCCAGAATGGAATCAAACGGCCTACCTCAACGTATACACATAAGTGAAAGCACTTACAATATTCTGAATACTATCGGAGGTTATAGAATGGATAAACGGGGTGATATAAAGATAAAG gGCAAAGGAAGCATGACAACATATTGGTTGTTCCGATCTGATGAAGAAATACTTAATTCTCCAGAAAATATATACGACGCACAGGATGacgtcaacaacaaaaat CTCTACAGTGTCAGAAGTAAGCAAGGACAGTCTTCTCAGCCCACCATCAAGAACAAACCCGGCGGCGAGCTTCTTTGA